From the genome of Novosphingobium sp. TH158, one region includes:
- a CDS encoding pyridoxal phosphate-dependent aminotransferase, whose translation MKISQALSRIAPSQTTAMTDRAMALRAEGRDIISLSVGEPDFATPDHVVEAAKAALDAGETKYTAVGGTARLKAAAALHFSRDLGLETQPSRVIVSAGGKQAIYHALLATIDPGDEVLIPAPWWVSYPEIVRFAGGTVVPMETFAAGGFRISAAQLDAAITPQTRWLLLNSPGNPTGATYPAEELRAIGEVLRRHPQVLVMSDDIYAPLRYVPGRHATLAVECPDLADRVLTVSGVSKSHAMTGFRIGVSTGPAWLISAMETLQSHSSGNPASISQAAAVAAFEGPQGFLADWCERFRQRRDLVVSAINAIAGLHTPVPDGAFYCMIDAAPLMARFGDDRALVMHLLDHGVAVVQASAFGGRDGFRISFAADEATLGEAMRRIAGALA comes from the coding sequence ATGAAGATTTCGCAGGCGCTTTCGCGCATCGCTCCGTCGCAGACAACAGCGATGACAGACCGCGCCATGGCCCTGCGCGCCGAGGGACGCGACATCATCTCGCTTTCGGTCGGAGAGCCGGACTTCGCCACGCCGGATCATGTCGTGGAAGCCGCCAAGGCGGCGCTCGATGCCGGCGAGACGAAATATACGGCCGTGGGCGGCACGGCGCGGCTCAAAGCAGCGGCGGCCCTGCATTTCTCCCGCGACCTGGGGCTGGAAACCCAGCCTTCGCGGGTGATCGTCAGCGCCGGGGGCAAGCAGGCGATCTATCACGCGCTGCTCGCGACAATCGATCCGGGCGACGAGGTGCTGATCCCCGCGCCCTGGTGGGTCTCCTATCCCGAGATCGTGCGCTTTGCGGGCGGCACGGTGGTGCCGATGGAAACGTTCGCTGCCGGCGGTTTCCGGATCAGCGCCGCGCAGCTGGATGCCGCGATCACGCCGCAGACCCGCTGGTTGCTGCTCAACAGCCCGGGCAACCCCACGGGTGCAACCTATCCGGCAGAGGAACTGCGGGCCATTGGCGAAGTGCTGCGCCGTCACCCGCAGGTGCTGGTGATGAGCGACGATATCTATGCGCCGCTGCGCTATGTGCCGGGCCGTCACGCGACGCTCGCGGTGGAATGCCCCGATCTGGCAGACCGGGTGCTGACGGTGTCCGGCGTATCGAAAAGCCATGCCATGACCGGCTTCCGCATCGGCGTGTCGACAGGCCCGGCGTGGCTGATCTCTGCGATGGAGACGCTGCAATCGCATTCCTCGGGCAATCCCGCTTCTATCAGCCAGGCCGCCGCGGTTGCCGCTTTCGAAGGGCCGCAGGGCTTCCTGGCCGATTGGTGCGAGCGCTTCCGCCAACGACGCGATCTGGTGGTATCGGCCATCAATGCCATCGCGGGCCTGCATACCCCTGTGCCCGATGGCGCGTTCTATTGCATGATCGATGCCGCCCCGCTGATGGCGCGGTTCGGCGATGACAGGGCGCTGGTCATGCACCTGCTCGATCATGGCGTGGCGGTTGTCCAGGCATCGGCATTCGGCGGGCGCGACGGCTTCCGCATTTCTTTCGCTGCCGACGAGGCAACACTTGGAGAGGCGATGCGGCGCATTGCCGGAGCACTGGCATGA